A window of Pleuronectes platessa chromosome 20, fPlePla1.1, whole genome shotgun sequence genomic DNA:
AACTATTGCTGTAGACTTAAGTTAATAAACCTGGTGAAATTTGCAGAATATATTCACTGCCCTGTGCTCGGCCCATGCGCCACATTTTGAAAccttaataaaacatttcagaagAACTTGGGCATTGTGCATAATGTAAATCAGAAGAAGACATGGTTGGAGCCAtgcagttattttatttattttttgattccTGCATATGGGGATTCTTTTAAAACAGCTGTGAATACATGGCCAGAGCCAGGTTTCTAGAAATATTGAAGTCATGAGACCACGCAGAAATAATTCTCCTCCAAGAACCACCATAGATTCTTATATTATTCAGTTAACTTGTccacatttctttatttctcccaACATGAGGatttaatgacatttaaaactTCTAGTGAGGATATTACTGATCATTGGCCTTAATGCTGCACAGACAACTCCACCAATGTTTATATTGTATACTTTACGTGGAGCCTACATCACTCATAGTGCAACACAAAGGAGTTGTGTCTGACATATCTGTCATGGTAGGAGCGTTTGAAGTTACCCGAGGCCTCTGACCTCAAGCAGAGATGATGATCAGGATACAGGATTGACTTTTTTCAACTCACATATCACTCATATCATTTACCAGCCTTTACACAGCTGCCTCTTGAGACATATGACATTCTTCATATAAGCAGTAGTTCGGCCCAACACTTGGAAatgatgtgaaattgaaagtaaaatttccctttaataaatTTTGTGGCCATTTTGGGCTAAGTACTACAATCTGAGTGCTATGAAAGTTCTATGCAAAAGgactgcacatagatgcactgtatgagtgCTTGTGTGAGTAGGTGAATGTAAGACTGTACTGTGAAGCGCTTTGACTGGTCATCGACTAGaaaagtgcaatataaatacagaccatttaccatccATAGGCAGCACTGACATGTTATTGCTTTGTGAAAGTGATATGGCAAACTTTAATAAATTTGTCAATTTGTACATGCAGTAGAAACATCGAGCAACATAAGCATTGGAGTTGTATCCGTGTCCCTCTGATTAAAACCAGTCCAATATTTACCGTCAAGTTCTGGCTTGGTCTCAGCCTAACTCTGAGAATAAATATCTGCAAACCTGAGGTGAATCATTACAATGGAGATCCATATCTGTGAGTTTACGATATGTGGCCCTATTCATGACGTATCATCATTTGAAACAGTGTTAATATAGAAGCACTGCTTGCAGCTATAAAGTAGTCCAAATCAATTATCCATCAATGCATCTTTATCCACTTACTGAGCATGCACACTAGCTGTCCAGGCAAAGCCACAGAACCATTCTGTGTCTTTCGATGTGAGGCTGGAGCTGCGTTAGCATTTatgtgatttgattggctggtaCATGTGCTGCCCCTTGAACTTTGTTTTAACTTCTACCACTCACAACACAAGCCAAACCAACCGTCAGAACCACGACGGTGCTCAGCAATACATGTCACCCTATTCAAAGTAATTAAGCTGGAGTGCTCTGTTAAAAGACCAAAGCTGCATCCAGCACTACAAGGAGGCGTTCCCTGACTTAACTAATTTCATCCAACGCTCACATCTGTAGCTAAGTTACTCTAAAGATGCTCCAAAGCCGGCATTAGCATAACGTGCAGAAGGTTTGGAAAACAGACAAATGAGGCCATTTATGTATTTGCTAAAAGGTGTGAGAGCAAGTAGATATATCAGAGAGATTGTCAGGAGAGCAGAGGCCCTTCAAGACTGATTAGAAAATAGGAATCTAccagcagagagaagagcaAGACATCAGAGGAATAGATTGTGTCAGTTGGCAGGGTGGGAAATGCATCAAGAAAACACACCTCTTTGTCCTGTGAATTAGAACCATCAGAGGGCTCAATCTGGTTTATTAGAGCTTGTTTGTCAAGTGGCTCCAAAATGGAGTTTGGCTTCCTTCCCACCCTGGGACTGAGCTAGTTTCAGGAGTGAGCGGAATggacagaagagaggagagacagaggagtaGAACGCAGAGCTACAGAAGAGTTTTATTAGACATGCTACAGAGATAATGCAGTGTACACAAGAGACCATGAGAAGGAAAACTCAAAAAGCAGGAAACCAAGTCGCACCTCCCCTTTTTAGAAAACAATTCATCCTTTAATTGTGCCTCAGAACTATACCAAATCGTACACGATGAACTGTATAAAATCAGACCTTGAGGGAAAAATATACATAACTATTATTTCTGAGAAAACATCTCAAGTCTAGAGGACTTTTTGtatcaaaagaaaaaagtggGATTTATCTTGACACatgatttttcttcttcctgaaaTGCAACATTTCTTTGTTCTGAAATGCTAGTTTTCTGATGATTTAAAGGAACGCTAAAGGCACAGAAACTTTGGTCCAACCGAGTAGCCCTCGCTAGTAAACTCACATGACAATGAAATCACAGTGGACTCATCTTCTATCTGCTTCCACAGCATGCAACACTTTCTGATGCCAGATCCTATTGTCAATAAACATGCTTAGAAAAACCATTGCCACTGACAATTACACCTCACTGATGTGGAAAAAGCAGGATAGGCttcaaaaacacagaaagaaatACTCAGCGATGAGCTACATTAAGATGGTTCATCTTGCGTGTGAGCTGTGAAGTCCAAACTGCGGGGGGAAATATCTTAGACCAAACATACTTGTGGAATAATGCAGGCGTTTTCAAAGTGGGAGGTGGGCCATCCCATGGGGGAGGGTAAGTGAATGGAAGTGAAAATACATGATATAAGTTATTACATAAACAAAAGGAGATCATTACTACGTGAAATATCCTTAGCGAGATATTTACAAAGTTATCTGGGAGAAACCTAAGCCAGTAGAAGTGTGTGGTATGCAGGCGTTGTTTCTTTTGGCTGAGAGGAGACTCACTCTCAGACTTTGAAAATCCCTGGAATAATGGAATTCAAGTTAAACTGCCTGTAGCAGGCTTTGTAAAAACTCTGAAGTGTTGCCTCAGGTACATTCCTCTCTTCTGCttctaaactaaaaaaaaaatgttaagaatctaaaactgacaaaaaacaaaaaagcttgGCCTGTTTGTAGCATAGCCTTAAAAAACTGCAATAACGTCTACGTAAAAAACAGCTTGCATTCACACCAACCcccaaaaataatatatacaatacCAATGTGCCTCAAAAGCAAAGGAGGGTGTTAATGAAGATGTCCATCAAACAGTTGATAATGTCAAGTAAGGCACATGAGTACTGAATCGTTTAACTAAATAAAGAATTAAACATTAATCTACACCAAACTATCATACAGGGGGACAATCAATCATGTCAATATTCAATAATACAGAGGTACAGTTAATAGCTGGGATGATCCAGTATTTGAAACACACTTAATtgttctcttttaaaaaaaggatgCATGTCAGAGTTTCCAGTGTCTCTCAAGGAATGACAGGATCAACAAAACCCCAACAACAAAACTATTTCAATAATGTGCCCCTCCCCCCCAATGTCCAGACAGTCTGTAAGATTTCTGACCGGCTCAGAGACGGTGAACCACTCTACTCTCAGCAATTTGTGGGTCCCTCTCTCAAATGGTGGACTTGGAGAAGGACACTCTCAGGTGCTGGTTGCCTCCCATGTTGTAGTTGTGAAGGTCAATCAAAGCCTGGATGGCCTCCTCCACTGTTGACATCTGAATCAAAGCCATTTTACGATCCCTGCAAAAGGGGACAGAATGATTGAGAACTACAGGAAACAAACTTGTGAGGGGGAAACACCACATGTCTTCAAACTCAAGCTAGAATCTGAAATTGTTCCGAGATAGAACATTATGTGCAGGCGGTAAAGGGATGGTGGTGCATTGCGTGACTTCTACTTACTGGAAAAACTTGAAAGCTTTCACAGTGCCTCCAGCGTTGGAGAAGAGCAGTCGCAGGTCATCCTCCGTCACATCTTGTCTGTTAAAATGAAGATTGCATTCAGATTCCACTTAGGAGGAAGTTCACATATGTCAAGACACACTCGTACCCCTTTTCCACCAAAGTGGACCGAGTGCTAGTGCTGGGCTGCTGCTGGTTCAGAGATGGTTCAACCTGCAAACCTTTTAAGAACCACTCTTCCATGGGAAAGAGCCGCCTTAGAGCCAAGTCATTTTCCCCTCAAATGTATAAATGAAACCACGAACTGGCACTtactatattttatattaaattatatatagCCATTCATTCATCGAATGCTTGCTGGCTCTCTTTTCTGGcgcctgctgacacacacacgacattGACTCAGCTGACATCTCTGAAGCGCTACAGTTTTAACCTTAATTACCACAACATTATCAACACTGACCGCTACATGATGAtcaattattttcttaaatgagTAAAATCTTTCTTAACAGCTGCACATTTATTCTTTCTTGAAAAAACGGTAACAGAATTTCTATGACACTTGGTGAATAGATGGGAAATGGGCCTCAAAGGATGCAGTACATTTGCCTTGATTGGCAGAGGCATGTGTTATTTACAGAGCGCCATTCTAGTTTTGCTACGTTTAAACGTATGCCTCTCTCCAAaatccaggtttttcatgacaaaCAAAAACTAAGCCACCATTGTCTAATGCTTTGTCTGGTGCCGTTTTATCACACTCATCTGTACAAGGAGCCGGCAGGGCTTTCAAGGAGGATATGGAGTAGGGATGGGAATTACAGCTCTTTGAAGAGAGACGGATCTTATGGCTCTGTTCCTTTATCTTGCCATtgtgcagttaaaaaaaatactgtagtTCCCTAGTGGACCTGTATTAACAACACCCTCCACCTCTGGGTGTTATGAGGGATATTTAGGACACTGTCTCCTCCAGCCACCTCTCTACAGATCTGAGGGATCCTGTGCTGACAGCCGTGTTACTTACGGGATGTTGGAGAGGTGGAGGGTGGCAGAGGGCGGAAAGATGTTCTGGAAGTTTTTGGATCCCGGTTTCTTAAAGCGATGGAGTGGAGAATTGGCAAAGTCCTTGGTCAGGCCCTGGTCATCCAGGCCATCACGGGGCAGAGCCACCGTCTGATGCTTGGACAGGGTCACTCGGATGATCTTCCCATACACCTTCTGACCGTTCAGGTGGCTCATTGCTTTaacaatgtcaaagaaaagGTCAATGAAGACAAAGCtgttaatatgtaaataaatacactgtTGAAACTAGACCAATATTCAAATgagacagtgtttgtgtttatatcatATGATTCTGCACCAGTCCTGTTACAGAAATCTGAGGCCCATAGGCCGAAAAACTACAAATTGTGCTGTGCTGAAAAGCGAGGTACACATACACTTAGCTTGTTCCACTGGGTTATGACAACTCTGAATCAGTGAATTTGGTTGGATATGACATCCTCTTACCTAGCTGGGCCTGGTTGGCATCTGACATCTGAATGAGAGCGCTGTCCTTCTTATTGTAGAGTATTTTTACCCTCTGGACATCACCATACACTCCTGCATTAAAGCCGCAGgcatgaggagaggaggtgaggtggagagagagcagacagTTAGACTTCTCAAAACATTTTGTACTGGAGACAAGGACATTTCAAGACTAGAAGCAAAGAAGAGAGAATAGAATGCACACAAGAAATTTAAAGAAGACTTCAGAGTGAGAGGTGTGTAGAAAGAACAGgtaaagaaggagaagagacacCCTCTAAACAGATAAGTTATCAAGCTGTATCAGAtggctttaaataaaaacatcatgcAAAAATAATGACTTAACCGTGCATTAACGAATAACTTTATCATGAAGATTAGcccaaaccaacaaacaggggGGAACAAGGTATTACAATTACCAGGTTACTGTGtgcaaataaatgtaaataggATTGtaacaataatcataataataatgccaAATGTGTCCAAGATAGAATGGAAATAGAGCAAAAAAGAGGTGgtagatgagagagagagaaccagagacagagagacagagagagagagagagagagagagagagagagagagagagagggagaggagagagagagagagagcaagagagcaagagagcaagagagagagctAACGATAACATACCGAAGAGGGTAAACAGACTTTGGGGCGTAACCATCtttagagggagagaagagcaaCAAGCAGCGTGAGACAGGTAGAGAGGTAGAAGAGTCGGAGCGGAGCGGAGGTAGATATGGACAGATCGATCCAGAACGGAGGTAGGTAGAAGGAATGGTGGTTTTTGTTTCCCCCCCGGAGAGTGATGGAGGTGGTGGGTCATGGAGGAGGGGAGCAGGCGGgcagaagaggagtcatgtggggggggggggggggttgagggggGTAGGGATACCGTGGGAGGAAGAGGGTGTGATTCGATGGGTTAAAAAAATTACACCCAACCCCCagcacagggagggaggggcaggACGAATGGAGGGGAGAAGGGGGGTAAAAATggggtaaaaaataaaacaaattaaaaagtgaggaggggggagggacaaaaaataaaatataggtCAGTACACTGGAATAATGCAAGCAGTTTGGTCAGAGATAATGGCTTGGATCAATGTTTTCTTTAGTCAAAATACAGCAAATAACTTGCGCCGAATGTAGGTCACCCTGGACAAGCATGGGGTAAAGGTACATTCAGTCAAAATCATAATAAAAATCAGCAATAAAGTCATAACCATGGGATAAAAACAACATGCAGCAGATAAGAAATCTGAAGATCTCATCTTTCAGTGAGGGAGAATGGTACGAGAACATGAGAAGCTGAGGGGGGGAAATTAGGTCCGAGACCATGAAGTTTAATTTTTGTTCTGCGGTAAAATTGGGCATGCAAGAGTTGATGTGAAGGCCACTTGACTTAAAGTTGGTGTTCACACAAGTCAGAGAAGCTAAAAGAAAGCTTAAGCACAGTATCTTAACACAGGTCGCAGGTTGAGTTTGAATGTTTGAGATACTGTCAAAGGCTTCAGGATGACAAATTCATTCACAGCCAGAGAATAGACTGATGAGGAAAAGAGACAGATACATTAGGAGACAGATTAGATGCTATCTAATTCAcagttctaaaaaaaaaaaacgcatagGAAAAGGGAGGAAAGACAGTGAGCAAGCATTTCAGAGAGGCAGGTATTTGTTCCCAAAAGTGAGAACGGGTTAAGAGATCACAAAATGATTTCATATGAGCTTTCATATGAGCtgaggagagatgaagagagcttagagagaaaaagagaagagagacagtTAGCCGAGTTAGATACAGTTTGACAAGAGAAAGGAAGGGCAGAACATtgcaggagagaggggagggctTTGGGTGTTGTGACAGAAACAACAAATCCCCCTCTCTTACGAGGACATAGAGAGTCCTGACCAAAAAGGAACAAAAGCAACAGGAAGGCCCTGGTCATGTAAAGGACACTAGAAAATACAGCAAAGGAAAGGTTAGACAAAAATTCTTGCTTCATATAAAACTAACTGGAAAAACTAGAGGTCCAGTCCATCTCTTTGTTAAAACGAGTGGAACATAGGTCAGAGCAGTTCAGTGATTGGTGAATATCAGAGCTGAGACCATAAATACAACAGCACACAAACTCACAGCTCTTTCACAAATCTCTCCGTGTCAATGACAGAACCTAGGATTTTCTAGGGACATGGACTAAATATTATCTGCCCGACAAGAAAAGGGACATTTTGGAAATGGGTGAAGAAAGCCACCCTCTCATTCTCACATAATCTCAATAAAGAGATGTTGCTCTCTGCTTTGATATTGCTTTATACTCAACTTACttaaaactaaacctgaagatGACACTTCACAAATGAGCCAAAATATGCTGTTTAGCTTAACAGATCCATGTTGAGCGCTACGGTAAAATAAGTACAAAATCCACCCATTCTTAAAGGACCTGAATGGCAGACACAAGACAATGAAAATGGAAATGGTAGCACAGAAGAGCACTGGCTATAACCAGCAAATAAATTAATCAAAACAGAGGAATGAAGGTGGTGGGAAGGAGTGGTGGAGTTCAAGCCTTATATGCTCCATCTGACTggtgtgtttggatgtgtgttacTGACCTCCTCATTGAGGTTGCTGACCAGCAGGACCCCGCTGGACCCTGTCTGTCCAGCCAGGGCCACCCTCCCtgccgcagcagcagccgcgGCTGCAGCGCTCAGAGGGCTCAGGGCTCCTGACAGGGAACAGACACAAAAATCATGGAATGGAGAGCAGCACTTCCACTAAACCACTAAATGACATCACAAACTAAAGTTTAAGagcttttatttgatttattatttaatatgtaATATTTTCAATTAGGACTAAACTTGAACTGCAGCCACTACTTAATTCAATTAAGTAAAGTATTTAAAAGCTATACTGTGTTTACAAATTATTCAAACCTGGCCAATGACTATTGGCCAATGACAAGTCAAATGATTTACTACATACCATGCCAAATCTAATCACATTTCATGGTCACGACCATAAGTTGAAACaataatgaatataaaaaaggaaaaaatataaaagttgtAATATACCTGGGATCTTACCGAGGAGAGAATTGGAATCTTTACTATACGCAGCGGCCACCGTGGAGTCGAGGCTGGGCTGTCCGTCACCAGCGGGAAGCTCAGGTCGTGTGTAGTCACGACTCTTATCATTGTTGTACTTGACATTTAGGTTAACCAACTTGGAGAAGTCGATACGCAGTGTGCAGCACGAGTTGTATATGTTCTGACCATCCAATGCCTggcggggggaaaaaaacatcataATTTTCCTAATGTTAACCAGTTACATCTAGACTGTAGTTGATAAGTAACAAAGCTGCATAACATGACCAGTGGGAGCGCAAGGTATATAATGTCTCACCAGTTTTGCTTGCTGTGCGTTAACAGGATCACTGAACTGTAGAAGGGCCTGGAACTGATTGTTCTTGGTAAATGTGATTATCTTCATAACTGTGCCAAACTTGGAGAAAATCtgcagacaaaaagaaaagaaaatctttcaCAATGAATATTCTTGAACATGCGAGAAAGCTCAGAAAAAGGGTTTCTTACCTGTTGCAGCACATCCAGCGTTACTGGATAGAACATGTTGTCGATGATGATGCGCAGCACGGGACTGGAGGCTGCTGCGAGGGCCTCCTGAACGTCTGAGCTCGGAGAGCCACCAGACTGGACTGCTGACACTGCCTGCAGCACTGCCTGGGTCCGCTGTTAATGCATAGACAACATAACAAGCACTGACAACTTTGTCTACACTGGTTATAAGACATATACAACATCACTATCATTTGAGTTTCAGATCTCCAAATTTCTAGTAAGTAACTAGTAAGGCAGCCAAAAACAGTACTGCTCAGCCACAGAAAATGGAGGCACGAGTAACAGTCAATTATTAGTCGATTAACCGAGTAGTCAATCTAAAAGAAAATTATTGGGCTACTATGCAACTATGCCCAAGTTCAGTTTTCAAGCTAAAATCCCCATGTTATTTTCATAGCTATATATTACATTATGGCTAGCTGAATGTCTTTAACCTTTTGCTATTTGAAGACATCACTTTGGATTCTGGAACGTTATTATgttaatttttctttttaatcacaCAGAATAAATAACTCATCGATTATTCAGGAACCTTTTTTAGCAGATTAATGAAAGAAGATAACAATCATTAGTTGGAGCCCTACCTGATTTCCAGCATCGGTTTTGAGTTCCTTGTGATTGGAGTACTGAATAAAGATGGGTATATTGCGGATATGAGGAGTTACTGTGGTATAGTAGTTAATCATAGTGATGGCTGCCTCCTCTGTCCCCATCTCCAAGAATGCCTGgaagtaaagaaaacaagtaATTCCCCAACATAGTAACCAATAAACAAGTAACTTATCTGTATATGATCAGTAACAGTGATCACCTAAAAACCACTACACCCGTTTTTGATAATCGTCAAGTAATTGAGATAAGACGATAAAAAAACAGACTTAACACCTAATGCATCAGGATGCGGGCGTGAATGACCCTGCACCGAtgcggagacagacagacactcattGTTATGCTACGTTCACTGTTTTAGAGATATCAAGCCACTGCATAATTATAATCACAGCTGAttcaggacagacacacagttccGGTCGTCTTTTACCGTGTAAGAGTCTCCTGTCAGAAATGTTATCAGACCAGCACAGATCGAACAGTCTAACACGTAGAGATGAGGCCTGTGTCGATCAATCGATCGGGAGTAGCAGACGCTCTTTGAGAACAAAGTAGGTATATTTGACAGATAACTGGCGGACAAATGCCAAGTGTGTCCTACTGGCCACCTCAGCAGGCTGACAATGGGCTGTAGGCCGGCTTTTGTTCGAGTTGTGTGCATGTTTCAGATGCTGTTTGAGATAACGGGACTGTGTCCTAACACACTTGTGTGGTACAGCAATATGTCAACTGACACATGGTTCTCGACAGGTCAAGATGACTAAAATATGACCACTGTCCTCCAGGGAATGAACAATACTATCATATAGATTTTTAAACATTGTACGCCACCTGCCTTGGCTCAGCCTCAATGAATTTATCTATGATGTTAAACTGATGCTCAGCAATTAATGAAACTCTGAACAACTACGAACAAGAGAATTACGAAATTGGTTAAATTTCAGTTTTGCTGTCGCAATGGAAGTAAATTAAGTCTTGAAAATAGGTATAAATAAGTAAAGAAAGAGTGTTTAGTCAGAAGTTAATCTTGCAGCAGGATAATGAGCTAAACATTAGAAAAAGAGAACGAGAAAGCTGTTTCACATGAGCACCAGTGTCAAGACCAGACCACAAGGAACTGGTCTGTGACAAACTGgacagaaggagaaagaaaagcaaactgAAAGTGCGGAACCTCTGCAAAAATGGTTGGACAAACTTTGAACTTTGAAACCTGGAAAAccacaagtgtgttaagccgcTGAAGGATTCAAATAATTAGACTGAACTCTGTTTAAAAGGGAACTTCCAGGGTTCCTAATTTTGTATATGTGATGGTTAATTTTCTCTAAATTCAGAAACACAGAAATTACATACATTTAAAGAGCTATAGAAGTTGAGGTTTGTTAAAACTGTTGAGTCTTGTTATCCATGTCTCCCACTCACCTGGTTCTTTCCCTTTAGTGTGAGGATGTTGGTGACTTTGCCAAAAGGCAAGCCAAGGGCGATGACTTCTGTCTCTGAGGCCTCGTTGGGCAGCTTCCTGATGTGGAGCACCCGAGATGGAGGGGCCTCCTCCACCCTGAGCTTTTTACTGTCACTGCCATTGGAAGCCCCATCTACAATTCAAGTTAAACAAGCACAGATTAACTGCACTAATCCATACAATGATAGCCAGTTAAAAATGGTTTTCCACACATGCAACTATCCAGCTAGGTGACGTTAGGTTCAGCTAAGTTAGGTACGAAAATTGTCAGCTATTTACAGCCTGCTCACGCTGTCATAccacgcagacagtcagacctcatgTTTCAGTGGTAGTTCTGCGCATACTCACAAGTAGCATGCAATGCAGCTGTCTCTCGTGCAAGAACTTCTCTTGCACTCTTCAGTCTGTGTAACTCTCACCTGGAATCTTCAGCACGAGAGCGATCTACATGGGTGGGCACCCCCGCTACCACCATAGACTAAATGATTAATGTGGG
This region includes:
- the ptbp2a gene encoding polypyrimidine tract-binding protein 2 isoform X1, encoding MDGISDVAVGVKRGSDELSMYNSPNSGMSSSSDGASNGSDSKKLRVEEAPPSRVLHIRKLPNEASETEVIALGLPFGKVTNILTLKGKNQAFLEMGTEEAAITMINYYTTVTPHIRNIPIFIQYSNHKELKTDAGNQRTQAVLQAVSAVQSGGSPSSDVQEALAAASSPVLRIIIDNMFYPVTLDVLQQIFSKFGTVMKIITFTKNNQFQALLQFSDPVNAQQAKLALDGQNIYNSCCTLRIDFSKLVNLNVKYNNDKSRDYTRPELPAGDGQPSLDSTVAAAYSKDSNSLLGKIPGALSPLSAAAAAAAAAGRVALAGQTGSSGVLLVSNLNEEMVTPQSLFTLFGVYGDVQRVKILYNKKDSALIQMSDANQAQLAMSHLNGQKVYGKIIRVTLSKHQTVALPRDGLDDQGLTKDFANSPLHRFKKPGSKNFQNIFPPSATLHLSNIPQDVTEDDLRLLFSNAGGTVKAFKFFQDRKMALIQMSTVEEAIQALIDLHNYNMGGNQHLRVSFSKSTI
- the ptbp2a gene encoding polypyrimidine tract-binding protein 2 isoform X2; this translates as MDGISDVAVGVKRGSDELNGASNGSDSKKLRVEEAPPSRVLHIRKLPNEASETEVIALGLPFGKVTNILTLKGKNQAFLEMGTEEAAITMINYYTTVTPHIRNIPIFIQYSNHKELKTDAGNQRTQAVLQAVSAVQSGGSPSSDVQEALAAASSPVLRIIIDNMFYPVTLDVLQQIFSKFGTVMKIITFTKNNQFQALLQFSDPVNAQQAKLALDGQNIYNSCCTLRIDFSKLVNLNVKYNNDKSRDYTRPELPAGDGQPSLDSTVAAAYSKDSNSLLGKIPGALSPLSAAAAAAAAAGRVALAGQTGSSGVLLVSNLNEEMVTPQSLFTLFGVYGDVQRVKILYNKKDSALIQMSDANQAQLAMSHLNGQKVYGKIIRVTLSKHQTVALPRDGLDDQGLTKDFANSPLHRFKKPGSKNFQNIFPPSATLHLSNIPQDVTEDDLRLLFSNAGGTVKAFKFFQDRKMALIQMSTVEEAIQALIDLHNYNMGGNQHLRVSFSKSTI